A window of Eubacteriaceae bacterium ES3 contains these coding sequences:
- a CDS encoding indolepyruvate oxidoreductase subunit beta, with amino-acid sequence METKNIVLVGVGGQGTILAAKLLTTGLMEAGYDVKMSEIHGMSQRGGSVSSLVRYGSDVASPVIELGSADIVVAFEKMEALRAIDYLKPDGKLILNDTEIFPLSVIIGTAAYPTGILAELEKNVESLRVMKAGEMAEKLGNIKVMNVILLGSLVKAMGLSEINWEDIIKDSVKPQFVELNIKALKAGMEAV; translated from the coding sequence ATGGAGACAAAAAATATAGTGCTCGTTGGTGTAGGTGGACAGGGAACGATTCTGGCTGCAAAACTTTTAACTACCGGCTTGATGGAAGCTGGATATGATGTTAAGATGAGTGAAATCCATGGTATGAGCCAAAGGGGTGGGTCTGTTTCGTCGCTGGTTCGATATGGCAGTGATGTCGCTTCTCCGGTTATTGAGTTGGGAAGTGCGGATATTGTTGTTGCCTTTGAAAAAATGGAAGCGCTTCGAGCAATCGATTATTTAAAACCAGATGGAAAGCTGATATTAAATGATACAGAAATTTTTCCGTTGTCAGTTATTATTGGAACAGCCGCTTATCCGACTGGTATCCTTGCTGAACTTGAAAAAAATGTCGAATCGTTAAGAGTGATGAAGGCCGGTGAAATGGCTGAGAAGCTTGGCAATATTAAGGTGATGAATGTCATTTTGCTGGGGTCTCTGGTTAAAGCAATGGGTCTTTCAGAAATCAATTGGGAAGATATTATAAAAGACAGTGTAAAACCGCAATTTGTGGAACTCAACATAAAAGCTTTAAAGGCTGGGATGGAAGCAGTTTAA
- the plsY gene encoding glycerol-3-phosphate 1-O-acyltransferase PlsY — MLFIFGILYVIGAYLIGNLNFAYILVKVFKNEDVRDYGSGNAGTTNVLRVMGKNYALPVFLLDALKGSLIIIIGNAIGLYDWFIVLGGIAVVAGHNWPLFLQFRGGKGTATSIGVFLIYDWQVALIAIAIGLIVLVLWRMVSLTSIVGLSVLPIITILMGRPIHEILFAFVLCFFSVFQHRKNIGRIIQGKESKLGQKAPIKKKRSSRQRKK; from the coding sequence ATGTTGTTTATATTTGGTATATTATATGTGATTGGTGCTTACCTGATCGGTAATCTCAATTTTGCCTATATATTGGTAAAAGTATTTAAAAACGAAGACGTCAGGGATTATGGAAGCGGTAATGCCGGAACTACGAACGTACTGCGGGTGATGGGGAAGAATTATGCTCTGCCAGTATTTTTGCTGGACGCCTTAAAAGGAAGTCTGATCATCATAATCGGAAATGCAATTGGTCTCTATGACTGGTTTATCGTATTAGGGGGGATTGCCGTCGTTGCTGGTCATAATTGGCCTCTCTTCCTGCAGTTTCGAGGGGGAAAAGGAACTGCAACCTCAATCGGCGTTTTTCTGATTTACGACTGGCAGGTTGCCCTGATTGCAATTGCAATCGGTCTGATTGTTTTGGTATTATGGCGAATGGTTTCGCTGACCTCAATTGTTGGGTTATCGGTTTTACCGATCATAACCATCCTGATGGGACGGCCGATTCATGAGATTTTATTTGCTTTTGTTCTGTGTTTTTTCAGTGTTTTTCAGCATCGAAAAAATATTGGGCGCATAATTCAGGGAAAAGAAAGTAAATTGGGTCAAAAGGCACCAATAAAGAAAAAAAGAAGCTCAAGACAAAGAAAAAAATAG
- a CDS encoding vitamin B12-dependent ribonucleotide reductase, which produces MKELNQILKRVFTSELADSNKTVYDLFQWQTVDVVLKNYQTGELIYDMKDLEFPVHYSQNACNIIATKYFRRKGVPNAYGYEHSMREVADRLVGFWADALKEEGLIETDEQWQIYYDELVYAFLMQMWAPNSPQWFNTGLQRSYGIKGSKDDLYYYNEETQTVEESDDRYTRTQASACFILSIQDRLLGEHSISEHYVSETKLFKGGSGVGTNFSSLRGVNEGLTSGGQSSGMMSFLLGLDRNAGAIKSGGTTRRAAKMVIVDIDHPEIDTFINWKVKEERKVRDLGKMGYDLSMDGEAYQTVSGQNSNNSVRLNEDFMQSVLNLSQDPDQMFTLKGRVDESVDRELSVKTLWDSINSASWECADPGLQFDDRFNAWHTCPGGENGNINEKINRINATNPCSEYAFLDDTACNLASINIFRFYDETTKSFDEGSFIHLTALIQCALEASIFWGQFPTPSVARKSYLFRTTGLGIANAASLVLALGYPYDSTESRNLIASLTGLMTGVSYTVSALMAEKVGAFPMFSINEPYMMRVIRNHSRVAGARTDVYEELNYDPMVINHNQLTEMGFEKISKELIKSWKSAEEMGDKYGYRNAQVSVIAPTGTISFAMDCGATSVEPFYNHVVFKKLIGGGSMEIVNPVIETALANLGYQENEISDILSYMLQKDEEGYFVHDGIAGAPHLKKEHRNVFDTANTISPMGHVLMVSAITPMISGSVSKTVNLPHEATVEEVANIHLLAYATGTKAIAVYRDGCKASQPLSSGMAEDHERQLEEYTYQELLEIAKEDCSKQPTRIRPDGMRLSRTHAAKIGDIELYITIGFYEDGGIAEIFVSTDKEGTVVKGLLASLSKSISNMLQYHIPPDQISKMLRGQKYEPSGFVSRHPYIKFASSISDLISKVIDIEHGDFSNCQVKPKSFTVMNEINGIDSVSSDIKEKEQNTTHYQQDIQGEMLYGEVCSHCGSDRLMRNGTCKVCLDCGTTTGCS; this is translated from the coding sequence TTGAAAGAACTAAATCAAATTTTAAAACGGGTATTTACCAGCGAGCTGGCAGATTCGAATAAAACAGTCTATGACCTGTTTCAGTGGCAGACAGTAGATGTTGTCTTAAAAAATTATCAGACAGGGGAATTGATCTATGACATGAAGGATCTGGAATTTCCTGTTCATTATTCGCAGAATGCCTGCAATATTATTGCGACAAAATATTTTAGACGTAAGGGCGTTCCGAATGCTTATGGCTATGAGCATAGTATGCGCGAAGTAGCTGATCGCCTGGTTGGTTTTTGGGCAGATGCTTTAAAAGAAGAGGGGTTAATCGAGACAGATGAGCAGTGGCAAATCTATTATGATGAGCTGGTTTATGCTTTTCTGATGCAGATGTGGGCGCCAAATTCTCCACAGTGGTTTAATACCGGACTTCAAAGAAGCTACGGGATTAAAGGTTCAAAAGATGATTTATATTATTATAACGAAGAAACACAGACAGTAGAAGAAAGTGATGATCGCTACACCAGAACCCAGGCAAGTGCCTGTTTTATTTTGTCTATTCAAGACAGACTTTTAGGAGAACACTCTATCTCTGAGCACTATGTTAGCGAAACAAAACTTTTCAAGGGTGGATCTGGTGTTGGGACGAATTTTTCAAGTCTTCGTGGTGTCAACGAAGGGCTGACCAGTGGCGGACAGTCATCAGGGATGATGAGTTTTCTTCTCGGTCTTGACCGTAATGCTGGAGCGATAAAATCCGGTGGAACGACCAGAAGAGCCGCTAAAATGGTAATTGTTGATATTGATCATCCAGAAATTGATACATTTATTAATTGGAAGGTCAAAGAAGAACGTAAAGTTCGAGATCTGGGAAAAATGGGTTATGACTTATCGATGGATGGTGAAGCCTATCAAACTGTCAGCGGTCAAAACAGTAATAACTCAGTTCGTTTAAATGAAGACTTTATGCAATCTGTTCTTAACTTATCACAGGATCCGGATCAGATGTTTACGCTTAAAGGTCGGGTTGATGAAAGTGTTGATCGGGAATTGTCGGTTAAAACTCTATGGGACAGCATCAACAGCGCATCATGGGAATGTGCTGATCCTGGTCTTCAGTTTGATGACCGTTTTAACGCCTGGCATACATGTCCAGGTGGTGAAAATGGCAACATAAACGAAAAAATAAATCGGATCAATGCGACCAACCCTTGTTCTGAATATGCTTTTCTAGATGATACCGCATGTAATCTGGCATCAATAAATATCTTCAGATTTTACGATGAAACTACCAAAAGCTTTGATGAAGGTTCATTTATTCATTTAACCGCCCTGATTCAGTGCGCACTAGAAGCTTCAATTTTCTGGGGACAGTTTCCGACACCATCTGTGGCACGAAAGAGCTACCTGTTTAGAACAACGGGTTTGGGTATTGCCAATGCGGCATCTCTTGTATTGGCTTTGGGATATCCCTATGATTCAACTGAAAGCCGTAATTTAATTGCTTCCTTGACAGGTTTGATGACTGGAGTTTCCTATACTGTGTCGGCATTGATGGCAGAAAAAGTGGGTGCTTTCCCGATGTTTTCCATTAACGAACCATATATGATGCGGGTAATCAGAAACCATAGTCGTGTAGCAGGTGCAAGGACTGATGTTTATGAGGAGTTAAATTACGATCCCATGGTTATCAATCACAATCAGCTGACAGAAATGGGATTTGAAAAAATTAGTAAAGAACTGATTAAATCATGGAAATCAGCTGAAGAAATGGGAGATAAATACGGTTATCGAAATGCCCAGGTTTCAGTTATTGCACCTACTGGAACGATTTCTTTTGCCATGGACTGCGGGGCAACTTCAGTAGAACCATTTTATAATCATGTTGTGTTCAAAAAGCTCATTGGCGGCGGTTCGATGGAAATTGTTAATCCTGTCATTGAAACAGCCCTGGCAAATCTGGGATATCAGGAAAATGAAATAAGCGATATTCTTTCTTATATGCTTCAAAAGGATGAAGAAGGCTACTTTGTTCATGATGGAATAGCTGGAGCACCGCATCTTAAAAAAGAACACAGAAATGTATTTGATACAGCCAATACAATTTCTCCGATGGGCCATGTTTTAATGGTTTCGGCCATTACGCCGATGATCAGCGGGTCAGTTTCGAAAACAGTTAACCTGCCACATGAAGCTACAGTGGAAGAGGTAGCCAACATTCACTTATTAGCCTATGCAACGGGAACCAAAGCGATAGCGGTTTATCGTGATGGTTGTAAGGCTTCACAGCCTTTGAGTTCAGGAATGGCAGAAGATCACGAACGACAGTTGGAAGAATATACGTATCAGGAACTGCTGGAAATTGCAAAAGAAGACTGTAGTAAACAGCCGACCCGAATCAGACCTGATGGAATGCGTTTAAGTCGAACTCATGCGGCTAAGATTGGCGATATTGAACTGTATATAACAATTGGTTTTTATGAAGATGGTGGAATTGCCGAGATTTTCGTATCGACTGACAAAGAGGGGACTGTAGTCAAGGGTTTACTGGCTTCCTTGTCGAAATCAATTTCTAATATGCTGCAATACCATATTCCGCCTGATCAGATTTCAAAAATGCTGCGCGGACAGAAATATGAGCCGTCAGGATTTGTTTCCCGTCATCCATACATTAAATTTGCTTCATCAATTTCTGATCTGATCAGTAAGGTTATTGATATTGAACACGGTGACTTTTCTAATTGTCAGGTAAAACCAAAAAGCTTTACTGTTATGAATGAAATTAACGGGATTGACAGTGTAAGCAGTGATATAAAAGAAAAAGAACAAAATACTACCCATTATCAGCAGGATATTCAGGGTGAGATGCTGTATGGCGAGGTTTGCAGCCATTGTGGAAGTGATCGTTTAATGCGCAACGGTACTTGCAAGGTATGTCTGGATTGCGGTACGACAACGGGTTGCAGCTGA
- a CDS encoding cysteine-rich small domain-containing protein, which produces MVEQSENFKFFQHKDCEFFPCHEIQSKETFNCLFCYCPLYALEDQCGGNFSYTKSGIKNCINCSFPHHKENYDAVLEKLRELMENLRIKV; this is translated from the coding sequence ATGGTTGAACAAAGCGAAAATTTCAAGTTTTTTCAACATAAGGATTGCGAATTTTTTCCCTGCCATGAAATACAGTCAAAAGAGACTTTTAACTGTCTCTTTTGTTATTGTCCTTTATATGCTCTTGAAGATCAGTGTGGTGGAAATTTTTCTTATACGAAAAGTGGGATTAAGAATTGTATCAATTGCTCATTTCCACATCATAAAGAAAATTATGATGCTGTGCTGGAAAAACTTCGTGAGTTGATGGAAAATTTAAGAATTAAAGTGTGA